Proteins from one Oscillatoria nigro-viridis PCC 7112 genomic window:
- a CDS encoding ribbon-helix-helix domain-containing protein yields MASRGRVTAYLPEEIQKALEEWAEEDSRSVSSLATYLLTKSVRERQEQKKDKSESDRS; encoded by the coding sequence ATGGCTTCACGGGGACGAGTTACCGCATACTTGCCAGAAGAGATTCAAAAAGCTCTCGAAGAATGGGCAGAAGAAGACAGCAGATCCGTTAGCAGTTTGGCAACGTACCTGCTGACTAAATCTGTTAGAGAGCGCCAAGAGCAGAAAAAAGATAAATCAGAAAGCGATCGCTCTTAA
- a CDS encoding ribbon-helix-helix domain-containing protein: MPSRMRVTVTLPEDVHQALSEWAEEEDRTLANLLSHVAAKAVRERQEQKKDKSESDRP, encoded by the coding sequence ATGCCTTCACGTATGCGAGTCACAGTTACACTGCCAGAAGACGTTCATCAAGCCTTGTCCGAATGGGCCGAAGAGGAAGATAGAACGCTCGCAAACCTGCTTTCCCATGTGGCAGCTAAGGCAGTCAGAGAACGCCAAGAGCAGAAAAAAGATAAATCAGAAAGCGATCGCCCTTAA
- a CDS encoding DUF262 domain-containing protein encodes MRSQLEQITLQDRNAAEMEIRDNRQQINYDTKQYPVEILVQKYMEGIDDDTNKLFIPDYQREMTWDEARQSKFIESVILGLPIPYLFVADLGDDENDESRLEIVDGAERIRTLTRFVNNELTLSGLKKLEHLNGFKFSDLLMPRQRHFNRTTLRVIQLSKTANEEFRRDLFERLQSF; translated from the coding sequence ATGCGATCGCAACTAGAACAAATTACGCTTCAAGACAGAAATGCTGCTGAAATGGAAATTCGCGATAATCGGCAGCAAATTAATTACGACACCAAACAGTATCCCGTCGAAATACTCGTTCAAAAATATATGGAAGGAATTGACGATGATACTAATAAGTTGTTTATTCCTGACTACCAACGTGAAATGACTTGGGATGAAGCAAGGCAATCAAAGTTTATCGAATCTGTAATTTTGGGGCTACCAATACCTTATCTATTCGTTGCCGATCTCGGTGATGATGAAAATGATGAATCACGTTTAGAGATCGTAGACGGTGCAGAACGCATTCGTACTCTAACCAGATTTGTCAACAACGAATTAACCTTAAGTGGACTGAAAAAATTAGAGCATTTGAATGGATTTAAGTTTAGTGATTTACTCATGCCTCGTCAGAGGCATTTCAATCGAACTACACTTCGGGTAATCCAACTAAGCAAAACTGCAAATGAGGAATTCCGAAGAGATTTATTTGAGCGGCTACAATCATTTTAA
- a CDS encoding MAE_28990/MAE_18760 family HEPN-like nuclease, with protein sequence METVLFDFNTRAKDVDDYFIFLESLEKQTTKLAVFDPAGTYKIQSLDPELAKTLRANGFLLLYNLV encoded by the coding sequence ATGGAAACTGTACTCTTCGACTTTAATACACGCGCTAAAGATGTGGATGATTACTTCATTTTTCTGGAGAGCTTGGAAAAACAGACAACGAAGTTAGCTGTATTCGATCCTGCTGGCACATACAAAATACAAAGTCTCGATCCTGAGTTAGCAAAAACTCTGAGAGCCAATGGTTTTTTGTTACTGTATAACTTAGTTTAA
- a CDS encoding MAE_28990/MAE_18760 family HEPN-like nuclease, whose translation MRNAIEAIFQEFKNKGISFDRLKPKIKVIVLQNLKNRSPQKIHLTINQISTDIITATFEREELFSGNVDARLIKEIAEKYGFSYQTDFAKTKNGQNLVVIKRNRNDLAHGVKSFEEVGRDQTIDELLEIKKEVIEYLRQILHNIKIYLDNQEYLDITTGTP comes from the coding sequence ATGCGAAATGCGATTGAAGCCATATTCCAGGAGTTCAAAAATAAAGGAATCTCCTTTGACCGACTAAAACCCAAAATCAAAGTGATTGTCCTCCAAAATCTGAAAAACCGTTCTCCTCAGAAAATTCATTTAACAATCAATCAAATCTCTACAGATATCATCACAGCTACATTTGAACGCGAAGAACTATTTTCAGGGAATGTGGATGCTAGGTTGATTAAAGAAATAGCAGAAAAATACGGTTTTTCATATCAAACAGACTTTGCTAAGACAAAGAACGGGCAAAACCTTGTAGTTATTAAACGCAACAGGAACGACTTAGCCCACGGAGTTAAGTCTTTTGAGGAAGTGGGGCGAGATCAGACTATTGATGAACTTTTAGAGATTAAGAAGGAAGTCATAGAGTACCTACGTCAAATACTGCACAATATTAAAATTTATCTTGACAATCAAGAGTATTTGGACATAACTACAGGTACTCCTTAA
- a CDS encoding YihY/virulence factor BrkB family protein: MNIFYWLRYLILALFKAFLRLLRALKRKFGGFWLFCRCLTWGTLKEVGAKAGEQRLPGLSAEMAYNSMLALFPGLLAILSAIALFEPLQSTLYQIARLLGEVIPDNVRNLIGGLIKEILLTRSKGLFSVSFLGAIWVFSGVMSATMAALDRIHEIPSARTRPFWKAKLISLALSIGTIILLILASGVVFVSDLIVQAIARHSCLLESVANCDLKDVENCLLLADNCPLESQLLGAWRLWRWPISLGIVSLAFAFIYRYGPSRRQPDIPILSGAVFAAILWALLSALFRFYVWHWGNFSWTYGTIGTFIVLLLWLDFSSLVMLIGAQLNVTVGKAMKQSKLK; encoded by the coding sequence ATGAACATTTTTTACTGGTTGCGCTACCTGATTTTAGCTTTGTTTAAGGCATTTTTGAGGCTGCTTCGAGCTCTCAAACGGAAATTTGGGGGTTTTTGGCTGTTTTGTCGGTGTTTGACTTGGGGAACGCTCAAGGAAGTCGGCGCGAAGGCAGGAGAACAGCGCTTGCCGGGGCTGTCTGCGGAAATGGCCTACAATTCTATGCTGGCGCTGTTTCCGGGGCTGTTGGCTATCTTATCTGCGATCGCTCTGTTTGAACCTTTGCAGTCAACACTTTATCAAATCGCCCGTCTTTTGGGCGAAGTTATACCCGATAACGTTCGGAATTTGATTGGTGGCTTAATCAAAGAAATTCTGTTAACTCGCAGTAAAGGGCTGTTTTCGGTGAGCTTTCTTGGGGCGATTTGGGTATTTTCTGGAGTAATGAGCGCGACGATGGCTGCACTCGATCGCATCCATGAAATCCCCAGCGCTCGAACTCGACCATTTTGGAAAGCAAAACTCATTTCTCTGGCGCTGAGTATCGGCACAATTATACTATTAATTCTAGCATCGGGAGTAGTATTTGTCAGCGACTTAATTGTGCAAGCTATTGCCCGCCATAGTTGCCTGCTGGAGTCCGTCGCCAATTGCGATTTAAAAGATGTTGAAAATTGCTTGCTGCTCGCCGACAATTGCCCTTTGGAGTCGCAACTCTTAGGTGCTTGGCGGCTGTGGCGGTGGCCGATTTCTTTGGGAATTGTATCACTTGCCTTTGCCTTTATTTACCGCTACGGGCCGAGCCGCCGTCAACCAGATATTCCTATTTTGTCTGGAGCCGTTTTTGCTGCTATTTTGTGGGCGTTGCTTTCAGCTTTATTTCGGTTTTATGTTTGGCATTGGGGCAATTTCAGTTGGACTTACGGCACGATCGGAACTTTTATTGTGTTGCTGCTGTGGCTCGATTTTTCTTCTTTGGTGATGCTGATAGGAGCTCAGTTAAATGTGACAGTTGGAAAGGCAATGAAACAATCCAAATTAAAATGA
- a CDS encoding mechanosensitive ion channel family protein, translating into MKAEISAVWVKIQSMIDGLIILLPNIVLALIVFAIFLFFGRAIKRTVRQLTRNHHQARNLGLVLGRLAQGTIVLVGLFVALSIVIPTFKAGDLIQLLGISGVAIGFAFRDILQNFLAGILILLTEPFRIDDQIVFKNFEGTVENIETRATTIRTYDGRRIVIPNAELFTNSVTVNTAFDKRRTEYDFSIGYGDDIDRAKQLMLEVLYSINEVLKDPAPDALVVELAESTVNIRVRWWIAPPRRIDDMRSRDKVICAIKKKLVENGIDLPYPTRQILFHDQTEETDGDRSLQREGWPAGKSKVPKPRPIGGSVGTVAQGRSPQDDNGKS; encoded by the coding sequence ATGAAGGCAGAGATATCCGCAGTCTGGGTAAAGATTCAGAGCATGATCGACGGCTTGATTATCCTGTTGCCCAATATTGTGCTGGCGTTAATTGTCTTTGCAATCTTTTTATTTTTTGGCAGGGCAATTAAGAGAACGGTCAGGCAGCTTACTCGCAACCACCACCAAGCACGAAATTTGGGGCTGGTGTTAGGACGGTTGGCGCAGGGTACGATCGTTCTAGTTGGTCTGTTTGTTGCTCTTTCGATTGTAATTCCCACATTTAAAGCTGGGGATTTGATTCAATTGCTTGGAATTAGCGGGGTGGCGATCGGTTTTGCCTTTCGCGATATCTTGCAAAACTTCTTAGCCGGTATCCTAATTCTGTTAACTGAACCGTTCCGAATCGATGACCAAATTGTGTTTAAAAACTTTGAGGGAACGGTAGAAAATATTGAGACCCGCGCTACAACAATCCGAACCTATGATGGTCGCCGGATTGTCATTCCCAATGCCGAATTGTTTACGAATTCGGTGACAGTGAATACTGCTTTCGATAAACGCCGCACGGAATACGATTTTAGTATTGGTTACGGCGACGATATTGACCGCGCCAAGCAGTTAATGCTGGAAGTATTGTACAGCATAAATGAGGTGTTGAAAGATCCTGCACCGGATGCGCTGGTGGTTGAGCTAGCAGAAAGTACCGTCAATATCCGGGTTCGGTGGTGGATTGCTCCGCCGCGCCGAATTGACGATATGCGATCGCGCGACAAGGTAATTTGTGCTATTAAAAAAAAGCTTGTGGAAAACGGCATCGATTTGCCTTATCCCACGCGGCAAATTTTGTTTCACGACCAAACCGAAGAAACCGACGGCGATCGCTCCCTGCAGCGCGAAGGATGGCCCGCAGGCAAAAGTAAAGTTCCGAAACCTCGCCCTATTGGCGGATCTGTGGGAACAGTGGCTCAAGGGCGATCGCCACAAGACGACAACGGAAAATCTTAA
- a CDS encoding DHA2 family efflux MFS transporter permease subunit, whose translation MKRPLIQSHATEPDSIDIQAFTDKEESEAQDQQNAQQNAQQKREKPLKKLKQSAYDAAGYVQGPLKWAIALTAALGAILEVIDTSIVNVALTDMQATLGATVTEIAWVVTGYAIANVVMIPLSAWLGDFFGKKTYFVFSTIGFTAASMLCGLSINLPVLVVARILQGFCGGGLLAKAQAILFETFPPAEQGLAQAVFGVGVIAGPAVGPTLGGYLTDTLGWRWIFFINLPVGIVAVIMAIVFLRPDSKQHGRSQQKVDWTGIVLLCIAVGSLQAFLEEGEKENWFESGFITFLAFVAVMGLFLFIWRELSTKAPAVDLRVLRHKSLAAGSLYSGILGMGLYGALFAVPLFAQGVLRFSATQTGFLLAPGALASAIVMVLLGKISTKVDARILIALGAGGTAAVMFDLAKITPQTGTDDLFWPLIWRGATTVLMFLPLSLATLGSIPKEDVSAGSGFYNLTRQLGGSIGIAILTSLLAQREAFHRAILLAKLTPYDPETTERLSALTGVFQSRGSDAATAQQQALAALSQLVNTQAAVLSYADIFRFVGIVFLCSLPLLLFLGKGGAGAKAPAAH comes from the coding sequence ATGAAACGCCCTCTAATACAGAGTCATGCAACTGAACCAGATTCGATTGATATTCAGGCTTTTACCGATAAGGAAGAGTCAGAGGCTCAAGACCAGCAAAACGCTCAACAAAACGCTCAACAAAAGCGAGAAAAACCATTAAAAAAATTGAAACAATCTGCCTACGATGCAGCCGGGTACGTGCAGGGACCGCTCAAGTGGGCGATCGCCCTGACGGCTGCTCTGGGAGCCATTCTAGAAGTGATTGATACCAGCATTGTGAATGTTGCTTTAACAGATATGCAGGCGACATTAGGCGCAACCGTGACCGAAATTGCTTGGGTCGTAACGGGTTACGCGATCGCCAACGTTGTGATGATTCCGCTCTCTGCTTGGTTGGGGGACTTCTTCGGCAAGAAAACCTACTTTGTCTTTTCCACGATCGGGTTCACAGCCGCATCGATGTTATGCGGTTTATCCATCAACCTGCCGGTGCTGGTGGTAGCTCGAATTCTTCAAGGCTTCTGCGGGGGCGGATTGTTGGCAAAAGCGCAAGCGATTCTGTTTGAAACTTTTCCCCCTGCAGAACAGGGGTTAGCGCAGGCGGTGTTTGGAGTTGGGGTGATTGCAGGCCCGGCTGTTGGTCCCACGCTAGGCGGCTATCTGACCGATACATTAGGCTGGCGCTGGATTTTCTTTATCAATTTGCCCGTCGGCATTGTGGCTGTCATCATGGCGATCGTGTTTCTCCGACCAGACTCGAAGCAACACGGACGGAGCCAGCAGAAAGTAGACTGGACAGGAATTGTACTGCTGTGTATTGCGGTAGGTAGTTTGCAAGCATTTTTGGAAGAAGGGGAAAAAGAAAACTGGTTTGAATCCGGTTTCATTACGTTCCTGGCCTTTGTGGCGGTGATGGGGCTGTTTCTGTTCATCTGGCGAGAACTCAGCACAAAAGCACCAGCAGTTGACTTGCGGGTTCTGCGGCATAAATCCCTGGCAGCCGGTAGCCTTTACTCTGGTATTTTGGGCATGGGCTTGTACGGAGCCTTGTTTGCTGTACCGCTGTTTGCTCAAGGCGTGCTGCGCTTTTCGGCAACGCAAACCGGATTTCTACTCGCTCCTGGAGCTTTAGCGTCCGCCATCGTAATGGTTTTACTGGGGAAAATTTCGACTAAGGTGGATGCCCGCATTTTAATTGCCCTGGGAGCAGGTGGAACGGCAGCCGTCATGTTCGATCTGGCAAAAATCACGCCCCAAACCGGAACTGATGATTTGTTTTGGCCCTTAATCTGGCGCGGTGCAACTACGGTTTTGATGTTCCTGCCCCTGAGTTTGGCAACATTGGGTTCCATCCCCAAAGAAGATGTATCGGCTGGATCTGGCTTCTATAACTTGACTCGTCAGCTCGGCGGTAGTATTGGCATTGCCATTCTGACCTCATTACTGGCTCAACGAGAAGCTTTTCATCGAGCCATTTTGTTGGCAAAGTTAACGCCTTACGATCCAGAAACAACGGAGCGGCTCAGTGCACTCACTGGTGTGTTTCAGAGTCGCGGTTCTGATGCCGCAACTGCCCAACAACAAGCCCTCGCCGCGCTCTCCCAATTAGTCAATACGCAGGCAGCCGTTCTATCCTACGCAGACATTTTTCGCTTTGTCGGCATAGTCTTTCTCTGCTCGCTGCCATTGCTGCTGTTTCTCGGCAAGGGAGGCGCTGGAGCCAAAGCACCTGCTGCTCACTAA
- a CDS encoding TetR/AcrR family transcriptional regulator, whose amino-acid sequence MSRTNRSAAETRDRLLKAAIEVFSTEGYVGATTREIARVADVSEVTLFRRFQSKEQVLSAVAHHITALRTEALAHQDEWTYDLRRDLLHYAKLHDEMLEEYEALFRMFIGEAHRHPTEALEVLQQSFLPLREKLISYLQTCVERGSIRPNVDLPLAVDQLTGMLLSGMIRRHVSQVNRGYSRKRYIEGCVDLWVRGVSTAASSVSRTSSSE is encoded by the coding sequence ATGAGTAGAACGAATCGAAGTGCAGCAGAAACCCGCGATCGCCTGTTGAAAGCCGCGATCGAAGTTTTCTCTACAGAAGGCTACGTTGGAGCGACAACTCGTGAAATTGCTCGTGTTGCAGATGTGAGTGAAGTTACTTTATTTCGCCGCTTTCAGAGCAAAGAGCAAGTGTTGAGTGCGGTTGCCCACCACATCACAGCATTGCGGACGGAGGCGTTGGCGCATCAAGACGAATGGACTTATGACCTGCGCCGCGATCTCCTGCATTATGCAAAGCTCCACGACGAGATGCTGGAGGAGTACGAAGCTCTATTTCGGATGTTTATTGGTGAAGCTCACCGGCATCCGACAGAAGCGCTGGAGGTGCTTCAGCAATCATTTTTACCGCTGCGTGAAAAACTAATTTCCTATCTACAAACCTGTGTTGAACGCGGCAGTATTCGTCCGAATGTTGACCTGCCACTAGCAGTGGATCAATTAACTGGAATGCTGCTGTCTGGTATGATCCGCCGCCATGTTTCTCAAGTAAACCGGGGCTACAGCCGTAAACGATACATCGAAGGGTGTGTGGATTTATGGGTGCGGGGAGTTAGCACAGCAGCGTCTTCTGTAAGCCGTACTTCGTCTTCAGAATAA
- the purU gene encoding formyltetrahydrofolate deformylase — MTSPTATLLIACPDRKGLVALLANFIASHNGNIIHADHHTDFTAGLFLSRLEWQLDGFDLTTEEITPAFSEIAKDLQANWQLHLSHKIPRIAIWVSRQDHCLLDLIWRQRAQEMRGEIPLIISNHENLKPIAAQYGIDFEYIPITKDNKAIQEAQQLELLKKYNIDLVVLAKYMQILSQDFIRKFPNVINIHHSFLPAFVGANPYERAYERGVKIIGATAHYVTPDLDAGPIIEQDVVRVSHRDEVSDLVRKGKDLERVVLARAVRYHLQNRVLVYGNRTVVFA; from the coding sequence ATGACTAGCCCTACTGCAACCCTGTTAATTGCCTGCCCCGATCGCAAAGGACTCGTCGCCTTACTTGCCAATTTTATCGCCTCCCACAACGGCAATATCATCCACGCGGATCACCATACAGATTTTACCGCTGGATTATTTCTGAGCCGGCTAGAATGGCAATTAGACGGTTTTGACTTAACAACTGAAGAAATAACACCTGCTTTTAGTGAAATTGCCAAGGATTTACAAGCCAATTGGCAATTGCATTTATCTCATAAAATTCCACGCATCGCAATCTGGGTAAGCCGTCAAGATCACTGTTTATTAGACTTGATTTGGCGACAGCGAGCGCAAGAAATGAGAGGTGAAATTCCGCTGATAATCAGCAACCATGAAAATTTAAAGCCCATTGCCGCACAATACGGTATCGACTTTGAGTATATTCCCATTACTAAAGACAATAAAGCTATTCAAGAAGCACAACAGTTAGAACTTCTTAAAAAATATAATATTGATTTAGTAGTTTTGGCTAAATATATGCAAATTTTGAGTCAAGACTTTATCAGAAAATTTCCCAATGTGATTAATATTCACCATTCATTTTTGCCCGCGTTTGTGGGGGCAAATCCCTACGAAAGGGCTTATGAAAGAGGGGTAAAAATTATCGGTGCAACAGCCCACTACGTTACACCCGATTTAGATGCTGGGCCGATTATCGAACAAGACGTTGTGCGCGTGAGTCACCGCGATGAAGTGTCCGATCTGGTTCGCAAAGGTAAAGATTTAGAAAGAGTTGTGTTAGCAAGAGCGGTGCGATATCATTTACAAAATCGTGTTTTAGTTTACGGCAATCGGACTGTGGTTTTTGCTTGA
- the thrC gene encoding threonine synthase — MTLILPATDSAANSAARAAEPKRYGWPGLIEAYRPYLPVTETTPVVTLQEGNTPLIPAPAIASVIGRDVRVLVKYDGLNPTGSFKDRGMTMAISKAKEAGAEAVICASTGNTSAAAAAYARRGGMRAFVLIPEGYVALGKLAQALLYGAEVISIGGNFDRALEIVREMAVNYPVTLVNSVNPYRLEGQKTGAFEVVDALGDAPDWLCIPVGNAGNITAYWMGFCQYHQAKKCSRLPQMMGFQAAGAAPLVTGSPVSHPETLATAIRIGNPASWKQAIAASEASRGSFAAVTDAEILDAYRLLASQEGIFCEPASAASVAGLLKVKDQVPTGATVVCVLTGNGLKDPDTAINHSNNQFKSGIAPSLDAVAGAMGF, encoded by the coding sequence GTGACCCTGATCCTACCTGCTACTGACTCTGCTGCTAACTCCGCTGCCCGCGCCGCCGAGCCGAAACGCTACGGCTGGCCCGGCTTGATCGAAGCTTATCGCCCCTACCTGCCGGTGACGGAAACCACGCCGGTAGTGACCCTCCAAGAGGGCAATACTCCCTTGATTCCAGCACCTGCGATCGCCTCTGTTATCGGTCGAGACGTGCGCGTCTTGGTAAAATACGACGGCCTCAACCCCACTGGTAGTTTCAAAGACCGGGGGATGACAATGGCGATTTCCAAGGCGAAGGAAGCTGGTGCCGAAGCTGTAATTTGCGCCAGTACCGGCAATACTTCGGCCGCCGCCGCCGCCTACGCCCGACGCGGGGGGATGCGAGCTTTCGTGTTGATTCCCGAAGGTTACGTGGCTTTGGGCAAGTTGGCGCAAGCTTTGCTTTACGGTGCGGAAGTAATTTCGATTGGGGGAAATTTCGATCGAGCCCTAGAAATTGTCCGCGAAATGGCTGTCAATTATCCGGTGACATTGGTCAACTCCGTCAATCCTTACCGCTTGGAAGGCCAAAAAACCGGTGCTTTTGAAGTCGTTGACGCCTTGGGCGACGCCCCCGACTGGCTGTGCATTCCCGTGGGAAATGCGGGAAACATCACAGCATACTGGATGGGTTTTTGTCAATACCACCAAGCCAAAAAATGTTCGCGCTTGCCGCAGATGATGGGATTTCAAGCCGCCGGGGCTGCACCGCTGGTAACGGGCTCACCGGTATCGCACCCAGAAACCCTGGCGACGGCGATTCGGATCGGCAACCCCGCTAGCTGGAAACAGGCGATCGCAGCTTCCGAAGCCAGCCGAGGCAGTTTTGCAGCAGTCACCGACGCCGAAATTCTCGACGCTTACCGTTTGTTAGCATCGCAGGAAGGGATTTTCTGCGAACCGGCGAGTGCAGCTTCGGTGGCCGGCTTGCTGAAGGTAAAAGACCAAGTTCCGACGGGGGCGACGGTGGTTTGCGTGCTAACTGGTAACGGTTTGAAAGACCCGGATACGGCAATTAATCACAGCAACAATCAATTTAAAAGCGGCATTGCTCCGAGTTTGGATGCAGTAGCTGGGGCGATGGGATTTTAA
- a CDS encoding fatty acid desaturase — MTASIEKPLNLTSASDTSNLRLKDILKTLPREVFVKNPRKAWTKVIVNVLLVAVGYWGIAVSPWFLLPLMWIFTGTGLTGFFVIGHDCGHRSFANRRWVNDLVGHIAFLPLIYPFHAWRHGHNYHHKHTNKIGEDNAWHPMTAADYTGAPKALQIAYSLIFGRMWWIGSIAHWAKVHFMWWRFNGKQKQEQVRFSVFVVLIGAAIGFPLLIATTGIWGFVKFWFVPWMVYHFWMSTFTIVHHTAPDISFKEPEEWNEAQAQLSGTVHCDYPRWVEFLCHDINVHVPHHLSTAIPWYNLRLAHSSLKENWQDHLYETEFSWSLMKRIADNCHLYNPAGGYQTLQEFNAKTK, encoded by the coding sequence ATGACAGCATCGATCGAAAAACCACTAAATTTGACATCCGCAAGTGACACTTCCAACCTGCGCCTCAAAGATATTCTCAAAACCCTGCCGCGGGAAGTATTCGTCAAAAACCCCCGCAAAGCTTGGACAAAAGTAATCGTCAACGTTCTTTTAGTTGCTGTCGGTTACTGGGGCATAGCAGTCTCTCCTTGGTTTCTACTACCTCTAATGTGGATTTTCACAGGAACCGGATTAACCGGTTTTTTTGTGATCGGCCACGACTGCGGGCACCGGTCATTTGCTAACCGCCGCTGGGTAAACGATTTAGTCGGACATATTGCATTTCTGCCGTTAATTTATCCGTTTCACGCATGGCGGCACGGACACAATTACCACCACAAGCACACCAATAAAATTGGTGAGGATAATGCTTGGCACCCGATGACAGCAGCAGACTACACTGGCGCGCCCAAGGCTTTACAAATAGCTTATAGTTTAATATTCGGTCGGATGTGGTGGATTGGCTCGATCGCCCACTGGGCAAAAGTACACTTTATGTGGTGGCGCTTCAACGGTAAACAGAAACAAGAACAAGTGCGGTTTTCAGTTTTTGTCGTTTTAATCGGTGCTGCGATCGGATTTCCGCTTTTAATTGCAACCACAGGCATTTGGGGATTTGTCAAATTTTGGTTTGTGCCTTGGATGGTTTACCATTTCTGGATGAGCACTTTTACGATCGTCCACCACACAGCACCAGACATTTCATTTAAAGAACCCGAAGAATGGAACGAAGCCCAAGCGCAACTATCAGGAACAGTTCACTGCGATTATCCCCGCTGGGTAGAGTTTCTGTGCCACGACATTAACGTGCACGTTCCCCACCACCTTTCAACTGCTATTCCCTGGTACAATTTGCGCCTCGCCCACAGCAGCTTAAAGGAAAATTGGCAAGATCATCTCTACGAAACAGAATTTTCTTGGTCTTTAATGAAGCGGATTGCCGACAACTGTCACTTGTACAATCCCGCTGGTGGCTATCAAACATTGCAGGAATTTAACGCTAAAACCAAGTAA
- a CDS encoding AAA family ATPase codes for MTFNPNNCRNESEVESKLIVSYLLPKLGYTPDTWHQEVTFGNIRLDFLSFGTQVIPLVLDADSPMSVIIEAKHPKENLDRHVRRLKRYLTSLSIRYGLITNAKEIRIYQRVASEIQLVFKCAGQDVETRIDEIRGLIGRDNLKYIKIPHNLQLKEHQNNLVTPELISTVPLQKNNPVPAEPEPSQISEPEQIPENYPVKPQVKSDVIVPQKRQNTMKIIAVYHNKGGVGKTTTVVNLAAALSKQGKRVLVIDLDSQANTTFATGLVKFEDEEQDDLKDCNIRHVLESEDGYSIGEVARKSSFCHPAIDVIPSHIDLMQYETELNQLDYSRMIVIHKLAEVQDKYDIVLLDTPPSLNLYARIALITADYLIIPSDLKPFANQGLINVKDFIKKVNGFKKQIGKQPIAILGVLPCKISANAKFVQYSLPKRRETIPKRYGLEIMDSVIYERDDLAKCAEQFQIVGNMEIADPISVLDFKPDSIASQEFEMLAIEVLEKIGKN; via the coding sequence ATGACTTTCAATCCCAATAACTGTCGTAACGAAAGCGAAGTAGAAAGCAAACTTATTGTCAGCTATCTGCTACCAAAACTAGGCTATACCCCCGACACTTGGCATCAAGAAGTCACTTTTGGGAATATTCGTCTAGACTTCCTCTCATTTGGCACCCAAGTTATTCCCCTAGTTCTCGATGCAGACTCGCCGATGAGTGTGATAATTGAGGCGAAACATCCCAAGGAAAATTTAGACCGCCACGTCAGGAGACTGAAGCGTTACTTAACAAGTTTAAGTATTCGCTACGGATTGATTACCAATGCTAAAGAAATTAGAATCTACCAAAGAGTCGCCTCAGAAATTCAGCTAGTATTTAAGTGTGCTGGACAAGACGTGGAAACTAGAATTGATGAAATTCGAGGTTTAATTGGCAGAGATAATTTAAAATATATAAAAATTCCACATAATCTTCAACTTAAAGAACATCAAAATAATTTGGTAACTCCTGAGTTAATTAGTACAGTACCCTTACAAAAAAACAATCCCGTCCCTGCAGAACCGGAGCCAAGTCAAATTTCAGAACCGGAACAAATACCTGAAAATTATCCAGTTAAGCCTCAAGTTAAATCCGATGTAATCGTTCCCCAAAAAAGGCAAAATACTATGAAAATCATTGCAGTTTACCACAATAAAGGCGGCGTTGGCAAAACTACAACCGTAGTCAATTTAGCCGCAGCGCTGAGCAAGCAAGGTAAAAGAGTCTTGGTAATCGACTTAGACAGTCAGGCAAATACAACCTTTGCGACTGGTCTAGTAAAATTTGAGGATGAAGAACAAGATGATTTGAAAGATTGCAACATTCGTCACGTTTTGGAGTCAGAAGATGGTTACTCGATAGGCGAAGTAGCACGCAAATCAAGTTTTTGCCATCCCGCAATTGATGTGATTCCTTCCCACATTGATTTAATGCAATATGAAACGGAACTCAATCAACTAGATTACAGCCGCATGATTGTAATTCACAAACTAGCAGAAGTACAGGATAAATATGATATTGTACTGCTCGATACGCCGCCATCTTTGAATCTTTACGCCAGAATTGCCCTGATTACGGCAGATTATTTAATTATTCCTTCGGACTTAAAACCTTTTGCCAATCAAGGACTGATTAATGTCAAGGATTTTATCAAAAAAGTTAACGGATTCAAAAAACAAATCGGCAAACAGCCGATCGCAATTTTAGGCGTCCTCCCTTGCAAAATCTCAGCTAATGCTAAATTTGTACAGTATAGTTTGCCTAAGCGGAGGGAGACAATTCCCAAACGCTACGGCCTTGAAATCATGGACAGCGTAATTTACGAGAGAGACGATTTGGCAAAGTGTGCAGAACAATTTCAAATCGTGGGAAATATGGAAATCGCCGATCCGATTTCAGTGCTGGACTTTAAGCCTGATTCCATCGCCTCCCAAGAATTTGAAATGCTAGCAATCGAAGTTTTGGAAAAAATAGGTAAAAACTAA